A region of uncultured Anaeromusa sp. DNA encodes the following proteins:
- the flhA gene encoding flagellar biosynthesis protein FlhA: MPNQGSILHRILRYSDIIIAVAVVTIVVMMIIPLPTFLLDMLLALNISLALVIVMVAIYNEEPLDFSVFPSLLLLATLFRLALNVSATRLILLEGYAGEVIMAFGNFVVGGNAVVGFIVFVILIIIQFIVITKGAERVAEVAARFTLDAMPGKQMSIDADLNSGTINEQEARDRRKKIQREADFYGAMDGASKFVKGDAIAAIIIILINIVGGFVIGMVQRNLEITQALQQYTLLTVGEGLVNQIPALLISTATGIVVTRAASDSNLGQDFVNQLFTNQRVFFLVSGVLLLLALVPGLPTLPFICLALATFGVGYVLRRTSQSAAVSEISQQEEQEKEEVKKPENIVALLQVDPMELEIGYSLIPMVDTSQGGDLLDRIVMIRRQCALEMGLIVPTIRIRDNIQLKPNIYVIKLKGIEVARGELLLDQFLAMNSGTAMETIPGMETVEPAFGLPALWIQESNREQAELAGYTVVDPISVLTTHLTEVVKSHASEILGRQETQTLVDAVKQSHAAVVEDLVPGMLSVGELQKVLCNLLRERISIRDLVTILETVGDYVAMTKDTEILTEYVRQALSRQISRQYAANGTLVCLAVEQELEQLILEGVQRSEQGSFVAMEPQKLQALVNCLTKELPKLTEIGYQPIVLVSPGCRLYFRKLTERVAGNLIILSYAELEPNVQIQTLGMVKV; the protein is encoded by the coding sequence GTGCCGAATCAAGGAAGTATTTTACATCGGATTTTACGATATAGCGATATTATTATAGCGGTAGCTGTTGTGACGATTGTCGTCATGATGATTATACCTTTGCCTACTTTTTTGCTGGATATGCTCTTAGCCTTGAATATTTCTTTGGCCCTAGTCATTGTTATGGTGGCTATTTATAATGAAGAACCTCTGGATTTTTCTGTGTTTCCTTCGTTATTGCTATTGGCTACTTTGTTTCGTTTAGCATTGAACGTATCGGCAACAAGACTGATTTTGCTGGAAGGCTATGCCGGAGAAGTGATTATGGCCTTCGGCAACTTTGTTGTCGGAGGTAATGCCGTTGTCGGTTTCATTGTATTTGTTATCTTGATCATCATTCAGTTTATCGTTATTACCAAAGGCGCCGAGCGTGTAGCAGAAGTAGCGGCGCGATTTACTTTGGACGCTATGCCTGGTAAGCAAATGAGTATTGATGCTGATTTGAATTCAGGAACCATCAATGAGCAAGAAGCTAGGGATCGCCGTAAAAAAATACAGCGGGAAGCCGATTTTTATGGTGCTATGGACGGCGCTAGTAAGTTTGTAAAAGGCGATGCTATTGCGGCTATCATCATCATTCTTATTAATATTGTCGGCGGTTTTGTCATTGGCATGGTACAGCGTAATTTGGAAATTACGCAGGCGTTGCAGCAATACACTTTATTGACTGTAGGGGAAGGTCTTGTAAACCAGATTCCAGCACTGTTAATTTCTACAGCAACCGGCATTGTGGTAACTAGAGCTGCGTCTGACTCCAATTTGGGTCAAGACTTTGTCAACCAATTATTTACAAATCAGCGGGTGTTTTTTCTTGTATCCGGGGTGCTGTTGCTACTGGCTTTAGTACCAGGCTTGCCGACCTTACCTTTTATTTGCTTGGCTCTGGCTACGTTTGGCGTGGGGTATGTCTTGCGGCGCACCAGTCAGTCTGCAGCGGTATCGGAAATTAGCCAACAAGAAGAACAAGAAAAAGAAGAAGTCAAGAAACCTGAAAATATTGTCGCTCTCTTGCAAGTGGATCCTATGGAATTGGAGATTGGTTATAGCTTAATTCCCATGGTCGACACTAGCCAAGGCGGCGATTTGTTGGACCGTATTGTTATGATTCGTCGTCAATGCGCCTTGGAAATGGGCTTAATTGTGCCAACTATACGCATTCGTGATAATATTCAGCTAAAACCTAATATCTATGTGATCAAGCTAAAAGGAATTGAAGTCGCTCGGGGAGAATTATTACTTGATCAGTTTTTGGCTATGAATTCTGGAACGGCGATGGAAACCATTCCAGGTATGGAAACTGTGGAGCCGGCGTTTGGCTTGCCTGCGCTTTGGATACAAGAAAGTAACCGCGAGCAAGCGGAGTTGGCGGGCTATACGGTGGTAGATCCTATTTCGGTATTGACAACGCATTTGACGGAAGTTGTTAAAAGTCATGCGTCGGAAATTCTCGGACGTCAGGAAACACAGACTCTTGTGGATGCCGTGAAGCAAAGTCATGCAGCAGTGGTGGAGGACTTGGTTCCTGGTATGCTGTCTGTGGGAGAATTGCAAAAAGTTTTGTGCAATCTACTGCGGGAGCGTATTTCAATTCGGGATTTAGTTACTATTTTAGAAACAGTAGGCGATTATGTTGCCATGACTAAAGATACGGAAATTCTTACTGAGTATGTTCGACAAGCCCTTTCCAGACAAATTTCCAGGCAATATGCTGCAAATGGCACCTTAGTGTGCTTGGCTGTGGAGCAGGAATTGGAGCAATTGATTCTTGAAGGAGTACAGCGTAGTGAGCAAGGGAGCTTTGTGGCGATGGAACCTCAAAAACTTCAGGCGCTTGTCAATTGCTTGACCAAAGAATTGCCTAAATTGACGGAAATCGGTTATCAACCTATTGTGCTGGTCAGTCCCGGCTGTCGGTTGTATTTCCGCAAATTGACGGAGCGGGTGGCTGGAAATCTTATAATTTTGTCCTATGCAGAGTTAGAACCCAACGTGCAAATTCAAACACTTGGGATGGTGAAGGTGTAA
- a CDS encoding MinD/ParA family protein, with amino-acid sequence MYDQAANLRRIMQQAQPTATEKREDRQARVIAVTSGKGGVGKTNLTVNLALALSELGQKVVVIDADLGMANVDVLLGTTPKHTLVQLLDADVPIQEILVEGPGGIRFLPGASGLYQLANLEAGRCQYLLEQVALLDEWADYILLDTGAGIGQTVLQFVLAADEIVLVTTPEPTALTDAYGMLKTYLAHQGNARIHVIMNRALDEAEGVSVLRKFSLACDRFLAVRLEHLGIVCDDRQVLQAVRQQTPFFLAYPNGVATQNLRHIAAQLQQEKVMFSQKGAKGFFRKFLDMMMWR; translated from the coding sequence ATGTATGATCAAGCGGCAAATTTACGGCGCATCATGCAGCAGGCGCAGCCAACTGCTACGGAGAAGCGTGAAGACAGACAAGCGCGTGTCATTGCTGTTACCAGTGGCAAGGGCGGTGTGGGGAAAACCAATCTGACAGTGAACTTAGCGTTGGCCTTAAGTGAATTGGGGCAAAAAGTAGTTGTCATTGATGCAGATTTAGGGATGGCTAATGTAGATGTTTTACTGGGAACAACTCCCAAGCATACATTGGTTCAATTGCTGGATGCAGATGTGCCAATTCAGGAAATTTTGGTGGAAGGTCCGGGAGGGATTCGCTTTTTACCCGGTGCCTCAGGATTATATCAACTTGCTAATTTGGAAGCTGGCCGGTGCCAATATTTATTGGAACAGGTGGCGCTTTTGGATGAATGGGCTGACTATATTTTGTTAGATACAGGCGCAGGCATTGGTCAGACGGTGTTGCAGTTTGTATTGGCGGCAGATGAAATTGTCTTGGTAACCACGCCAGAGCCGACCGCGCTTACCGATGCATATGGCATGTTGAAAACCTATTTGGCACATCAAGGCAACGCCCGCATTCACGTTATTATGAATCGGGCTCTTGATGAAGCCGAAGGGGTTTCGGTATTGCGTAAGTTTTCTTTAGCCTGTGATCGTTTTTTGGCGGTTCGCTTGGAGCATTTAGGGATTGTCTGTGATGATCGCCAAGTTTTGCAGGCCGTGCGTCAGCAAACTCCTTTCTTCCTTGCGTATCCTAATGGAGTAGCTACGCAGAATTTGCGGCACATTGCAGCTCAATTGCAGCAGGAAAAAGTGATGTTTTCCCAGAAAGGAGCGAAAGGGTTCTTTCGCAAATTCTTGGATATGATGAT
- the flhF gene encoding flagellar biosynthesis protein FlhF: protein MRVRIFTGQSVQEAMNKVKLELGREAVILHTRRFKTGGMLGLFGNERVEVMAAVDDALLETPAAKTVVAPATPPVVATMPSVMPSVAPALPAQYLQEAAAAPLSAPPLAPVKSAEPEWKQELAEMRSLLERALHESRQDTNDFASAAIEKLLQADVLQPIAENLVRQDPILYQWKGTLTEPAFIERLERLVEQGLGKVSGVTLNGSAPHIVALLGPTGVGKTTTIAKLAAYFSLQKGMRVSLITADTYRISAVEQLKTYAEIMGLQLEIVYAPQELGKALAKCKGSQLVLLDTAGRSPKNKEQLEELQLLLSQVPQAEKHLVLSLTTCNRDALEIAKRFSVCAPDKVLFTKLDEASRCGVILNVLQQFPMKLSYVTNGQNVPDDLQIVSPAWLAKELLRGDDEHV, encoded by the coding sequence TTGAGAGTACGAATTTTTACCGGTCAATCGGTACAAGAAGCAATGAATAAGGTTAAGTTGGAATTGGGCAGAGAAGCTGTGATTTTGCATACCCGTCGTTTCAAAACCGGCGGCATGTTGGGCCTTTTCGGAAATGAAAGGGTAGAAGTCATGGCGGCCGTGGATGATGCTCTTCTAGAGACTCCTGCTGCCAAAACAGTTGTTGCTCCAGCGACACCACCGGTTGTTGCGACGATGCCATCTGTTATGCCATCTGTTGCTCCAGCGTTGCCGGCGCAATACCTTCAAGAGGCTGCTGCTGCACCATTGAGTGCCCCTCCTCTGGCACCTGTAAAATCTGCAGAACCGGAATGGAAGCAGGAACTGGCGGAGATGCGTTCCTTGTTGGAGCGGGCCTTGCATGAATCTCGACAAGACACAAATGATTTTGCTTCGGCGGCGATAGAGAAATTGTTGCAAGCCGACGTTTTGCAGCCGATAGCGGAAAACTTGGTTAGGCAAGATCCCATTTTGTATCAATGGAAGGGGACTCTTACAGAACCGGCTTTTATAGAGAGGCTGGAACGCTTGGTTGAACAAGGGTTGGGAAAGGTTTCCGGCGTTACGCTGAATGGTAGTGCGCCTCATATTGTGGCCTTGCTAGGCCCGACCGGAGTGGGAAAGACAACGACGATAGCAAAGTTGGCGGCCTACTTTTCGTTGCAAAAAGGCATGCGTGTTTCGTTAATTACTGCTGATACGTATCGGATTTCTGCTGTAGAGCAATTGAAGACGTATGCAGAAATAATGGGATTGCAATTAGAAATTGTCTATGCGCCGCAGGAGCTTGGAAAAGCTTTGGCGAAATGTAAGGGAAGCCAGTTAGTGTTGTTGGATACGGCAGGACGCAGTCCCAAGAATAAAGAACAGTTAGAGGAATTGCAATTGCTCTTAAGCCAAGTGCCGCAGGCGGAAAAACATTTGGTATTGAGTTTGACTACCTGCAACCGCGACGCTCTGGAAATTGCCAAACGTTTTTCAGTTTGCGCGCCGGACAAAGTGTTGTTTACTAAGTTGGATGAAGCGAGTCGGTGCGGTGTTATTTTAAATGTGCTGCAGCAATTTCCCATGAAGTTGTCCTATGTAACAAATGGACAAAATGTTCCAGATGATTTGCAAATTGTATCGCCTGCCTGGTTGGCAAAAGAGTTGCTTAGGGGCGATGACGAGCATGTATGA